The following are encoded in a window of Candidatus Nitrosotalea sinensis genomic DNA:
- a CDS encoding cobalamin biosynthesis protein, which translates to MFVPIIAVIIALVLDLVFGDPKNRYHPTVWIGRIIGKIIPYTRSQNPTNEKINGTLGIVFIVILISVLISLFSSSMNQIYNLDSNIYKTLLVITGVIATGILLKTTIAIKGMESHASAIMDSLSKNDLEGARVKLSMIVKRDTMNLDKQHVISATLESISENIVDGITGPLFYFSFFGLIGAFVYRTINTADSMVGYKTDIFRNVGWFAANCDKALNFLPSRLTSLVMILSCIILKKDWRHSIHIMKRDGPKTESPNAGYPMATLAGALGIKFEKIEHYVLGDGNSVITEMHFKSAISIMKLTSIMFTLCFTIPVIIILSSIGWWFNV; encoded by the coding sequence ATGTTTGTACCTATAATTGCAGTCATCATTGCACTTGTGCTTGATCTTGTTTTTGGTGATCCAAAAAATAGATATCATCCTACAGTATGGATTGGTAGAATAATTGGGAAAATTATTCCATACACAAGATCACAAAATCCTACAAATGAGAAAATCAATGGAACACTTGGAATTGTTTTCATTGTTATTCTTATCTCTGTTTTAATATCTTTATTCTCGTCATCCATGAATCAAATATACAATCTTGATTCTAATATCTACAAGACATTACTTGTTATAACAGGAGTGATCGCTACAGGTATTCTTCTTAAAACTACTATTGCAATCAAGGGAATGGAAAGCCATGCTTCTGCCATTATGGATTCTTTATCTAAAAATGATCTAGAAGGGGCACGAGTAAAACTATCTATGATAGTAAAACGTGATACTATGAATCTGGACAAACAGCACGTAATTTCTGCTACTCTTGAGAGCATAAGTGAGAATATTGTTGACGGAATAACTGGACCGCTTTTTTATTTTTCATTTTTTGGTCTAATCGGTGCGTTTGTTTACAGGACTATAAACACAGCAGACTCTATGGTTGGATATAAGACAGATATATTTAGAAACGTCGGCTGGTTTGCTGCCAATTGTGATAAGGCATTAAACTTTCTTCCATCTAGGCTTACCAGTCTTGTAATGATACTTTCTTGTATTATTCTAAAGAAAGACTGGAGACATTCTATACATATAATGAAAAGAGATGGCCCAAAGACTGAGAGTCCTAATGCTGGATACCCTATGGCTACATTGGCAGGTGCATTGGGAATCAAGTTTGAAAAGATAGAGCATTATGTATTAGGTGATGGAAATTCAGTAATTACTGAAATGCATTTCAAGTCTGCAATCTCTATAATGAAACTAACTAGTATTATGTTTACTTTATGTTTCACAATACCTGTAATTATTATCTTGTCATCTATTGGCTGGTGGTTCAATGTTTAA
- a CDS encoding NTP transferase domain-containing protein, with the protein MCGGKGTRMQSREEKLLLKYKKPLIEHVINALDNSKLFSKIVCVTSNNAPKTREFVSSLGIEIFDAKGDGYSNDLGESLSKFDELVFVTSGDLPLLDSEIIKKIINLVNIKNVWTSILVRKDFLKSLGLDSEFFIEYNGENCAYTGISIVNPVQTKKMQSVPESYVILDDKRISVNLNTEKEYDLICTT; encoded by the coding sequence ATGTGCGGTGGTAAAGGCACTAGAATGCAATCTAGAGAAGAAAAGCTTCTTCTAAAATATAAAAAACCACTGATAGAACATGTGATAAATGCACTCGATAATTCTAAATTATTTTCCAAGATTGTATGCGTTACAAGTAATAATGCACCAAAAACAAGAGAATTTGTTTCTAGTCTAGGAATTGAGATCTTTGATGCCAAAGGTGATGGGTATTCTAATGATCTTGGAGAATCATTATCCAAATTTGATGAACTAGTTTTTGTAACCTCTGGAGACCTACCTCTCTTAGATTCTGAAATTATTAAAAAAATCATTAATTTGGTAAATATAAAAAATGTGTGGACAAGCATACTTGTACGAAAAGATTTTCTAAAATCGCTGGGTCTTGATTCTGAATTTTTTATAGAATACAATGGAGAAAATTGTGCTTATACTGGAATATCTATAGTAAATCCAGTACAAACAAAAAAAATGCAATCTGTACCTGAATCATATGTGATTCTTGATGATAAGAGAATATCTGTTAATCTTAATACTGAAAAAGAATATGACTTAATCTGCACTACCTAA
- a CDS encoding PKD domain-containing protein gives MNYKFFVAILAAMIFSAVVPTMSAHAQTSAGDLGAQQYLQQCIQQFQGTDHIYCSKFYTTDVARSGTLNQYFLQGSLANSIVVYENTKVTLSGLKSTTPDAGKKLTYQWGQVSGDKITFTPSSTEPVISFIAPSVPANQVKSLKISLTVDDGYKLEDSTTFDVIVLHVNHPPVVTVNPDQVVDEGTVVSLKGTATDPDNDPLTLSWGQYSGTAVQLSSTTTTDTSFVAPAVTPGQTSVLLFVFTADDGHGGKSAAMTKVTVKSTHQDPTVACQDASVYANSLVRLPVSVANPSGDTISYYWRQISGEPVKLSSSTDMSPSFVAPTPVGSSSTLRFTLDVSDNMVDIPSCSVTIKVSNLPATGQPPVANAGPDQVVSPNSRVVLDGSASTGDNITYKWEQTSGDPVTLILRGTAHPAFYSPAVDYGQQKVLEFKLTVTNQYGSSSSTVKVTVIQDQNPPTARITVVP, from the coding sequence TTGAATTACAAATTTTTTGTTGCTATACTAGCAGCAATGATCTTTTCTGCAGTGGTACCAACAATGTCTGCACATGCTCAAACTAGTGCAGGTGACCTTGGTGCACAACAGTATCTACAACAATGTATTCAGCAATTCCAAGGTACCGATCACATTTACTGTTCTAAATTCTATACCACAGATGTTGCTAGATCTGGCACATTGAACCAATACTTTTTGCAGGGTTCTCTTGCAAATAGCATTGTAGTATATGAAAATACAAAAGTTACACTTTCCGGTCTAAAATCAACAACTCCTGATGCAGGTAAAAAGTTAACCTATCAATGGGGCCAAGTCTCAGGAGACAAGATAACATTTACCCCAAGTTCTACTGAACCTGTAATATCCTTCATCGCACCATCAGTTCCAGCAAATCAAGTCAAGTCACTAAAGATATCATTAACAGTTGATGATGGGTATAAACTAGAAGATTCCACAACCTTTGATGTCATAGTATTACACGTAAATCATCCACCGGTTGTTACAGTAAACCCAGACCAGGTTGTCGATGAGGGAACAGTAGTTTCACTCAAAGGTACTGCAACAGACCCAGACAATGATCCGTTAACCTTATCATGGGGACAATATTCTGGTACCGCAGTACAGTTATCCTCTACCACAACAACTGATACATCATTTGTTGCACCAGCGGTAACACCTGGCCAGACTTCAGTTTTGTTATTCGTATTTACTGCAGATGATGGACATGGAGGCAAATCTGCTGCCATGACCAAAGTCACCGTCAAGAGCACCCACCAAGATCCAACCGTGGCATGCCAAGACGCTTCTGTATATGCTAACTCACTAGTGAGATTACCAGTATCAGTCGCTAACCCAAGTGGTGACACAATATCATACTATTGGAGACAAATATCTGGAGAACCAGTAAAATTGTCTTCTAGCACTGACATGAGTCCATCATTTGTAGCACCTACTCCAGTTGGTTCAAGCAGCACATTGAGATTTACACTAGATGTATCTGACAACATGGTAGATATCCCATCATGCTCTGTAACTATCAAGGTAAGCAACTTGCCAGCAACCGGACAACCACCAGTTGCTAATGCAGGTCCAGACCAAGTAGTTTCACCAAACAGTAGAGTTGTGTTGGATGGAAGCGCCAGTACTGGTGACAACATCACATACAAGTGGGAACAGACAAGCGGTGACCCAGTTACTCTGATACTCAGAGGTACTGCACACCCAGCATTCTACTCGCCAGCAGTTGACTATGGTCAACAGAAGGTGTTAGAATTCAAGCTCACTGTAACCAACCAATATGGTTCAAGCAGCAGCACAGTCAAAGTAACAGTGATTCAGGACCAGAATCCACCAACTGCAAGAATTACAGTGGTGCCCTAG
- a CDS encoding carbohydrate kinase family protein: protein MFEELQNLKQVHPVVVLNDFFLDRIIRIKNPDLLYKQVLEKSNLGGSIRGIPQTDLKGGNATNVAYALARLGCPVSLITIADKTGQNIIKESFSQFDTASLFVLEGRPGRTTSLELDNGKDIANVMISDLGDNENFGPEKLGQKEQDEITNASAVIVTNWASNKKGTDLSEFVFSKSVSALHFLDPADIQTRAKEFASALPRLSTYLDSLCLNENECNILLQQSGLGMVSGEEKTKRLIQKLAKSYSVSIDLHTTNGSYWSDGDHVEFATSFLVEPKFVTGAGDVWDAANIAGYLVGLDACTRLQFANGAASLYVRNPLGIPPTIDQILSLVSSNPC from the coding sequence ATGTTTGAAGAACTACAAAATCTAAAACAAGTTCATCCTGTTGTTGTTCTAAATGATTTTTTCTTGGATAGAATAATCAGGATAAAAAATCCTGATCTACTCTACAAACAAGTTTTGGAAAAAAGTAATCTTGGTGGAAGCATTCGTGGAATACCGCAAACAGATCTAAAAGGAGGGAATGCAACAAATGTGGCGTATGCTCTTGCAAGACTTGGTTGTCCAGTATCACTAATCACAATTGCAGACAAGACAGGACAAAATATCATCAAAGAAAGTTTTTCACAATTTGATACTGCATCTCTTTTTGTACTTGAGGGAAGACCAGGACGCACAACATCCCTTGAGCTTGATAATGGTAAAGATATTGCAAATGTAATGATCTCTGATCTTGGAGACAATGAAAACTTTGGACCTGAAAAACTCGGACAAAAAGAACAAGATGAAATTACGAATGCATCTGCAGTGATTGTAACAAATTGGGCAAGCAACAAAAAAGGAACTGATCTTTCAGAATTTGTATTTTCCAAGTCTGTTTCTGCACTTCATTTTCTGGATCCTGCCGATATTCAAACAAGAGCAAAGGAGTTTGCAAGTGCATTGCCAAGACTCTCAACTTATTTGGATTCTCTATGTCTAAATGAGAATGAATGCAATATCCTCCTACAGCAGTCTGGTCTTGGCATGGTCTCAGGAGAAGAAAAGACAAAAAGACTTATACAAAAACTTGCCAAGTCTTACTCTGTATCAATAGATCTTCACACCACAAATGGATCATACTGGTCAGATGGGGATCATGTAGAGTTTGCTACCTCTTTTCTGGTAGAGCCAAAATTTGTTACTGGTGCAGGAGATGTATGGGATGCTGCAAACATTGCTGGGTATCTTGTAGGACTTGATGCTTGTACAAGGCTCCAATTTGCAAATGGGGCTGCCTCGTTATATGTAAGAAATCCCCTTGGTATTCCACCTACAATTGATCAAATTTTGTCGCTTGTTAGTTCTAATCCCTGTTAA
- the thsB gene encoding thermosome subunit beta, whose translation MASIQQTPQGPVLVLKESALQQKGRDAQKNNIAAAKLVAELVRTSLGPRGMDKMLVDSLGDVTITNDGATILKEIDVQHPAAKMMVEISKTVDNEVGDGTTSSVVFGGSLLAKAEELLEKDVHATVIIEGYQAAAEKALLLLTEMAKQVSPNEKEILLKIAKTSMQSKLISEDSDLLSKLVVDSILQVVEKETEGHKVDLDNIKVEKKAGGSIRNTQFIKGIVLDKEVVHSGMPTKIEKAKIALLNSALEIEKTEMSAEIRISDPTQMQMFLEEENRMLKSMVDKIHQIGANVLVCQKGIDDIAQHYLAKQGILAVRRVKESDMTKLSKATGGRISSNIDDMTAKDLGAAELVEQRKVETDKWVFIEGCKNPKAITLLLRGGSQRVVDEVDRSMHDSLMVVKDVIEKPAVVAGGGAPEEFLASNLKEWADKFEGREQLAIKKYAEALEVIPLTIAENAGMDPINTMVTIRAKHSQGKKWTGIDARNTRVADMFSIDIIEPVAVKEQIIKSATEAACMILRIDDVIASSGAKGGRGPPPMG comes from the coding sequence TTGGCGTCTATTCAACAAACACCACAAGGACCAGTACTAGTGTTAAAAGAAAGTGCATTGCAGCAAAAGGGAAGAGATGCACAAAAGAATAACATTGCTGCAGCAAAGCTAGTTGCAGAACTTGTAAGGACAAGTCTTGGTCCACGAGGAATGGACAAGATGCTTGTTGATTCACTAGGTGATGTTACGATTACAAATGATGGTGCTACGATACTAAAAGAAATTGATGTTCAACATCCTGCTGCAAAAATGATGGTTGAGATTTCAAAGACTGTTGATAATGAAGTAGGCGATGGTACTACATCTTCTGTAGTATTTGGTGGATCATTGTTGGCAAAAGCTGAAGAGCTTCTGGAAAAGGATGTTCATGCAACGGTAATAATTGAAGGATATCAAGCAGCTGCAGAAAAAGCTCTTTTACTTCTTACAGAAATGGCCAAACAAGTTAGTCCAAATGAAAAAGAAATTTTGCTCAAGATTGCAAAAACCAGCATGCAATCAAAACTTATCTCAGAAGATAGTGATCTATTATCAAAACTTGTAGTTGACTCTATATTGCAAGTTGTAGAAAAAGAAACAGAAGGACACAAGGTAGACCTTGACAACATCAAGGTAGAAAAGAAAGCAGGCGGATCTATTAGAAATACTCAATTTATCAAAGGTATAGTACTTGACAAAGAGGTCGTACACAGTGGCATGCCAACTAAGATTGAAAAGGCAAAGATTGCTCTACTAAACTCTGCACTAGAGATTGAAAAGACAGAGATGAGTGCAGAAATAAGAATCAGTGATCCTACTCAAATGCAAATGTTCCTTGAAGAAGAAAATAGAATGCTAAAGTCAATGGTAGACAAGATTCATCAAATTGGTGCAAATGTGCTTGTATGCCAAAAAGGTATTGATGACATCGCACAACACTATTTGGCTAAACAAGGAATACTTGCAGTTCGAAGAGTAAAAGAAAGTGATATGACAAAACTTTCCAAGGCAACGGGAGGAAGAATAAGCAGCAATATTGATGACATGACTGCAAAAGACCTTGGCGCCGCAGAACTTGTAGAACAAAGAAAAGTAGAGACAGACAAATGGGTATTCATTGAAGGTTGTAAGAATCCGAAAGCTATTACATTATTGCTAAGGGGAGGCTCCCAAAGAGTTGTTGATGAGGTTGATAGATCCATGCACGACTCATTGATGGTTGTAAAGGATGTCATTGAAAAACCAGCAGTAGTAGCTGGTGGTGGTGCTCCTGAAGAATTCCTTGCTTCAAACCTAAAGGAATGGGCAGATAAATTTGAGGGAAGAGAACAACTTGCAATTAAAAAATATGCGGAGGCACTTGAGGTTATTCCATTGACAATTGCAGAAAATGCAGGAATGGATCCAATCAATACTATGGTTACAATCCGTGCCAAACATAGTCAAGGAAAGAAATGGACAGGTATAGATGCAAGAAATACTAGAGTTGCAGACATGTTTTCAATTGATATCATCGAACCAGTTGCAGTAAAAGAGCAGATAATAAAATCTGCAACAGAGGCAGCATGTATGATACTCCGAATTGATGATGTCATTGCTTCATCTGGAGCCAAGGGCGGACGTGGTCCTCCACCAATGGGCTAA
- a CDS encoding adenine deaminase, which produces MKANSLASMISSLNAVAMGESKADIVLKNCKLVNVYSREIVPEIHVAIKKDRIAYVGKDASHTAGEGTVIMDLQGKYIAPGFVDPHIHIDQYLLPSELAKKSLLSGTTSLFADPIDIVSVCGFRGFKEFVKLTQGLPMRFYHVVPGGLPVDRKFSHARTLTKKEELDGLKIENVIGLGEVFSWTRVTTQDPSTITSITNMLKNGGIINGHTAGASDKKLNAYIASGIFSCHEPIDYDQVLERLRLGMWVMMREGSIRRDLDKILPSVLSNKTYLDRLMFCTDGVTPKDIVEYGLIDHCVRKAISLGMDPIDAITIASKNSFEYYGMGKDLGAIAPGKLADILVLDDLERIMPDKVFVGGKLVVAHNRVVTDLPRVVIPNWMKKTVKTGTKFKEKDFIIKSKNNSEQVLVIRLDTEIITKMDNEELRVQDGNVASSYDKDIWKVAAIDRTYGTGKKTVAFLRNLGADIGAFGCTQSFHENDMIVIGSNESDMAFVANNLVKMQGGMLVAKDNKILSKFSLPLAGLISISPFEKTLDEYSDIDSKLADNGCKFRNPHLIPLFLPFLALPEIRILYTGVVDVKNRKYLKILNR; this is translated from the coding sequence ATGAAGGCCAATTCACTTGCCTCCATGATTTCATCACTTAATGCAGTAGCCATGGGTGAGAGCAAAGCAGACATTGTTCTAAAGAACTGTAAACTAGTAAATGTCTATTCAAGAGAAATTGTACCTGAAATTCATGTAGCAATAAAAAAAGATAGAATTGCATATGTGGGAAAAGATGCATCGCATACTGCAGGAGAAGGTACTGTAATTATGGATCTACAGGGCAAATATATCGCGCCTGGATTTGTAGATCCTCATATACACATAGATCAGTATTTGCTTCCGTCGGAGCTTGCAAAAAAATCACTCCTGTCAGGAACTACCTCTTTGTTTGCAGACCCAATAGACATTGTCAGTGTTTGTGGTTTTAGAGGATTCAAAGAATTTGTTAAATTAACCCAAGGATTGCCAATGCGATTCTACCATGTAGTTCCCGGTGGATTACCAGTTGATAGAAAATTCAGCCACGCAAGAACATTGACAAAAAAAGAAGAACTTGATGGACTAAAAATAGAAAATGTGATAGGCCTTGGAGAAGTATTTTCATGGACTAGAGTTACGACCCAAGACCCTAGTACAATTACAAGTATAACTAACATGTTGAAAAATGGCGGAATCATTAATGGTCATACTGCAGGTGCAAGTGACAAAAAACTAAATGCATACATTGCCTCTGGAATATTTTCTTGTCATGAACCAATCGACTATGACCAAGTCCTGGAAAGACTACGACTTGGAATGTGGGTCATGATGAGAGAGGGTTCCATAAGACGTGATCTTGATAAAATTCTGCCTAGTGTATTATCTAATAAAACATACTTGGATAGACTCATGTTCTGCACTGACGGTGTTACACCAAAGGACATTGTAGAATATGGCCTAATTGATCATTGTGTAAGAAAAGCCATCTCTCTGGGTATGGATCCAATTGATGCTATTACAATTGCTTCAAAGAACTCCTTTGAATATTATGGAATGGGCAAAGATTTGGGAGCAATTGCTCCAGGTAAATTAGCCGATATTCTTGTGCTAGATGATCTGGAAAGAATAATGCCTGACAAAGTCTTTGTTGGAGGAAAATTGGTGGTTGCACACAACCGCGTGGTGACAGACTTGCCAAGAGTTGTTATTCCAAACTGGATGAAAAAAACTGTAAAAACTGGAACCAAATTTAAGGAAAAGGACTTTATCATAAAAAGCAAGAACAACTCTGAACAAGTGCTAGTCATAAGACTTGATACTGAAATCATAACAAAGATGGATAATGAAGAATTACGAGTACAAGATGGTAATGTTGCATCATCATATGACAAGGATATTTGGAAAGTAGCTGCAATAGATAGAACTTATGGAACTGGAAAAAAAACAGTGGCATTTTTGAGAAATCTTGGTGCTGACATAGGAGCATTTGGATGCACTCAGAGTTTCCATGAAAATGACATGATTGTGATTGGATCAAATGAAAGTGATATGGCATTTGTTGCAAACAATCTAGTAAAGATGCAGGGAGGTATGTTGGTTGCAAAGGATAACAAAATTCTAAGTAAATTTTCATTGCCTCTTGCTGGTCTGATTTCTATATCTCCATTTGAAAAAACACTAGATGAATATTCTGACATTGATTCAAAATTGGCAGATAATGGCTGTAAATTCAGGAATCCTCACCTGATACCTCTTTTCTTACCCTTTCTTGCATTGCCTGAGATACGAATCTTGTATACAGGTGTGGTTGATGTTAAAAATAGAAAATATCTGAAGATTCTTAACCGATAA
- a CDS encoding cobyric acid synthase — MTASTLMIQGTSSGAGKTTLVTALCRILSDEGYKVAPFKSQNMSSYSYVGEKFEISRAQAIQAIAARTEITPMINPILLKPLGNYNSHVFVKGISYGKMHAQDYYKKFALYKGLTESKNSLDHLLQTNDIVILEGAGSPAEINLQQYDIANMKMAEYCKAPVILVTDIDKGGSFASIVGTLTLLEKRHQKFIKGFVINKFRGDVTILYPSYSVLKKKTGKPVFGTIPLIDFDIPDEDSLHSNPKQISWSTKYLNVLDKEINHLSKIVEKNLDMKKIRGLLH, encoded by the coding sequence ATGACTGCATCAACTTTGATGATACAAGGTACCTCGTCAGGAGCTGGTAAAACAACTCTTGTAACTGCGCTTTGCAGAATTCTCTCTGATGAAGGCTACAAAGTAGCCCCATTCAAATCACAAAATATGTCTTCCTATTCATATGTAGGTGAAAAATTTGAAATTTCACGGGCACAGGCTATTCAGGCAATTGCAGCAAGAACAGAGATAACTCCTATGATTAACCCTATTCTTCTAAAACCTCTTGGAAACTACAACAGCCATGTCTTTGTCAAAGGCATCTCTTATGGTAAGATGCATGCACAAGATTATTACAAAAAATTTGCGTTATACAAGGGTCTTACAGAATCAAAAAACTCACTTGATCATCTATTACAAACAAATGACATTGTAATACTGGAAGGGGCAGGTTCTCCTGCTGAGATAAATCTACAGCAATATGACATTGCTAATATGAAAATGGCAGAATATTGTAAAGCGCCTGTAATTCTTGTTACTGATATTGACAAGGGAGGAAGTTTTGCAAGCATTGTAGGAACTCTAACACTTCTTGAAAAAAGGCATCAGAAATTTATCAAGGGATTTGTAATAAACAAATTTCGAGGAGATGTGACTATATTGTATCCTAGCTATTCTGTACTAAAAAAGAAAACCGGAAAACCTGTTTTTGGGACAATTCCATTGATTGACTTTGATATACCTGATGAAGACTCATTACACTCAAATCCAAAACAAATCTCATGGTCTACCAAATATCTTAACGTACTAGATAAGGAAATAAACCATCTATCTAAAATTGTGGAAAAAAACCTTGACATGAAAAAAATACGAGGTCTACTTCATTGA
- the cobD gene encoding threonine-phosphate decarboxylase CobD, whose amino-acid sequence MKIRVPEAITNHKVASHGGIFSIGPKHNPKLLDFSSNVNPLGFPPSVKNAFKNLSQISIYPDPDSNELRTALQKFIGISKNQIVVGNGATEIIYNYCTAFLKNQNVLIPIPTFSEYESAAKLHNAKLYFFKTMDLNKDLDEFNNMISEKNCVFLCNPNNPTGSILKKQNVLRIIESAYNKSAMVFLDECFIELVPDTNESVISYLREFDNLFILRSLTKSFGLAGLRIGYGIGNKKIIEILQKIKIPWNVSGTAQQSAIMALSDKSHIPKTLNLIKKESKFLINSISNIPGFTCYNSATNFILIRSDIPSSKLQSKLLKKNILVRDCSTFRGLNSSFIRIAIRTHKENIRLIEALKEQ is encoded by the coding sequence GTGAAAATTCGGGTACCAGAAGCTATAACAAATCATAAAGTAGCCTCTCACGGAGGTATCTTTTCAATTGGACCAAAACATAATCCTAAGTTGCTAGATTTTAGCTCAAATGTAAATCCACTTGGATTTCCACCCTCAGTGAAAAATGCATTCAAAAATCTTTCGCAGATATCGATCTATCCTGATCCTGACTCAAATGAACTGAGAACTGCTTTGCAAAAATTCATTGGTATTTCAAAAAATCAAATCGTGGTGGGTAATGGTGCCACTGAAATAATCTACAATTATTGTACGGCATTTTTGAAAAACCAAAATGTACTAATTCCTATTCCTACGTTTAGTGAATACGAATCTGCTGCAAAACTACACAATGCTAAACTCTATTTCTTCAAAACGATGGATCTGAATAAAGACTTGGATGAATTTAACAACATGATTTCTGAGAAAAATTGTGTTTTTTTATGTAACCCTAATAATCCTACTGGATCTATTTTGAAAAAACAAAATGTATTGCGCATTATAGAATCTGCATATAATAAATCCGCAATGGTGTTTCTTGATGAATGCTTTATTGAGCTTGTACCAGATACAAATGAGAGTGTCATATCATACCTTCGAGAATTTGACAATCTCTTTATCCTAAGATCACTTACAAAATCTTTTGGGCTTGCAGGACTACGGATTGGATATGGCATTGGAAATAAAAAAATCATTGAAATTTTACAAAAAATAAAAATTCCGTGGAATGTCAGTGGAACTGCACAACAATCTGCAATAATGGCATTGTCTGATAAATCACACATACCAAAAACGCTTAATCTAATAAAAAAAGAATCAAAATTTCTAATAAACTCAATATCTAACATTCCTGGATTTACCTGTTACAATTCTGCAACCAATTTTATTTTGATACGATCCGATATTCCATCAAGTAAATTACAAAGTAAATTGTTGAAGAAAAATATTCTTGTACGTGATTGTAGTACATTTAGAGGATTGAATAGTAGTTTTATACGAATTGCAATCAGAACTCATAAAGAAAATATCAGGCTCATAGAGGCACTAAAAGAACAATGA
- a CDS encoding 30S ribosomal protein S27e: MKKAHIWIPKPGSKFQRVQCKECGEESVVYSHVSSTVTCKACGNTLAEPTGSVAKINGKVLGSAD, from the coding sequence ATGAAGAAAGCACACATTTGGATACCAAAGCCCGGAAGCAAGTTCCAGAGAGTTCAATGCAAGGAATGCGGAGAAGAGAGCGTTGTATATTCACATGTTTCTTCAACAGTAACATGTAAAGCATGTGGCAACACACTAGCAGAACCTACAGGATCTGTTGCAAAAATAAATGGCAAAGTTTTAGGTAGTGCAGATTAA
- the cobS gene encoding adenosylcobinamide-GDP ribazoletransferase, producing the protein MFKAISSVVSFLTIIPSKNSELDTVAKNMYLFPVAGSLIGLIIGAAGYGLSLFAHPLITGLVLTGAITIITGIHHTDALCDFADGIMAKGTKEKKLKAMRDPAVGSAGVITIVLYAAGMIIGISMMKGLVLFEAILLSELMAKLSMVIQANRGMSAWPGLSSPFTQFMKDPKKLATAMVLAITPTLVLGGVTGIIVVISCIGLSFLMLAIAKKSFGGISGDVFGASNELVRLASLLIFAST; encoded by the coding sequence ATGTTTAAGGCAATTTCATCTGTAGTTTCATTTCTTACAATCATACCTTCTAAGAATAGTGAACTGGACACTGTTGCAAAAAATATGTATCTATTTCCAGTTGCTGGTTCTTTGATAGGATTGATAATTGGTGCTGCAGGTTACGGCCTATCTTTATTTGCTCATCCATTAATCACAGGTCTTGTATTGACTGGTGCTATTACTATAATCACAGGAATACATCACACAGATGCACTTTGTGATTTTGCAGATGGAATAATGGCAAAAGGAACAAAAGAAAAAAAACTCAAAGCAATGAGGGATCCAGCAGTTGGCTCCGCAGGAGTGATCACAATTGTGCTGTATGCAGCAGGAATGATAATTGGTATTTCAATGATGAAAGGTCTTGTATTGTTTGAAGCAATCTTACTAAGTGAATTAATGGCCAAACTTTCAATGGTTATCCAAGCAAATAGGGGCATGTCTGCCTGGCCAGGACTAAGCTCTCCATTTACTCAATTTATGAAGGATCCGAAAAAACTTGCTACTGCAATGGTTCTTGCAATAACACCAACATTGGTTTTGGGAGGGGTTACAGGCATAATTGTAGTAATATCTTGTATTGGACTGTCTTTTTTGATGCTTGCTATTGCAAAGAAAAGTTTTGGAGGAATCTCAGGCGATGTCTTTGGGGCAAGTAATGAACTAGTACGATTAGCGTCTCTTTTGATCTTTGCATCGACATGA
- a CDS encoding 50S ribosomal protein L44e, with amino-acid sequence MNMPKEINRYCPKCKKHTLHKVSIYKAGKRRGSAIGERRHAEDKKGYGGQKFPKLAKPAKTTKKLTPIMTCPECKKKWNVSGIRLRKLELVA; translated from the coding sequence ATGAATATGCCAAAGGAGATCAACAGGTATTGCCCTAAGTGTAAAAAGCATACTTTACACAAGGTCTCCATATACAAGGCAGGGAAGAGAAGAGGTTCTGCAATAGGTGAAAGAAGACACGCCGAGGATAAGAAGGGATATGGTGGTCAGAAATTCCCCAAATTGGCAAAGCCAGCAAAAACAACTAAAAAACTTACACCAATCATGACATGTCCAGAATGCAAGAAAAAATGGAATGTATCAGGTATTAGATTAAGAAAATTGGAGCTTGTTGCATAA